Below is a genomic region from Spirosoma radiotolerans.
TTAGTATTGCTGTTACCCAAGATGTTTTTTACTTACTTTATGTTGTATGTAACACTAGATAAATTAGTAGATAAGGAGTTTCAGACTAAAGGTATCCTATATACTATTCTGGCGTTGATCATTGCCATATTATGTTACCGGGGATTGGTTAGTTATGTAGTGAATCCAATCGTGTACGGCTTGGTTAGCCCCACTTCTGCTTTTTTTTATCCTCTGGCATTTCCAGTTGCACTTATGGATATTGGATTTGTTTCAGGCGCTGCGATTGCATTGAAGCAAATCAGGCAACAACTAAAACGAGCTCAGATAGAGCAACAGTTAATACGAGAAAAATTAGAGGTAGAATTAAAATATCTTCGCAATCAAACCAATCCCCATTTTTTATTCAATACCTTGAATAACATTTATGCGTTAGCAAGAAAAAAGTCAGATGATACGGCTGATGCCGTTATGAAGTTGTCAAAAATTTTACGGTTTATGCTTTTTGAAACGGCAAAACCACTAATAACGATTGGAGATGAAATTCAGATGCTGGAAGATTACATTGATCTCGAAAAAATTCGCTATGATGGACGCTTAACTATTCGATTTTCAAAAGATTTAAGAGGTGGTCCATCGTCAATTTCACCATTACTACTATTACCTTTTATTGAAAATGCGTTCAAACACGGTGCCAGCGAAAGCCAGTTTGCCTCGTTTATCCATGTAGATATAAAACTCCAGGAAGATATCCTTACATTCAGTGTCAGCAATTCCAAAGAAGATAAATGCCGGGAAGGGGCTAACATTGGGTTGCGGAATGTTGAGAGGCAGTTAGAACTGCTCTATACCGAATACGATATGCGCGTAGTGAATGAACCATCCGTTTACAGCGTATTACTGACAATTAATCTCAAGAGTTATGCAAAAAATAGCCTGTCTCATCATTGAGGATGAACCTTTAGCTGCCGAAATTTTAGAAGAATACATTAGCCAAATGCCTTCTTTACACTTGGCTAATATCTGCTCCGACGCGATTCAGGCTATAGATATATTAAAAAATACTCCTGTTGATATTATTTTTCTCGACATTCATTTACCCAAGTTGAAAGGATTAGATTTTATCAGAGCGATTGACTTCCCTCCCAAAATAATCATCACTTCGGCTTATCAGGAATATGCGCTACAAGGTTACGAATTGAATGTAGTAGACTATTTACTTAAACCAATTGAATTTAAGCGATTTGTTGTTGCTGCAAACAAGGCTTGTCAACAAATAAGTGACTCAAGAGTAAAGAATAATAAGTTATTAACCGCTGAAAGAGATTATCTTTTTTTTAATGTGGGTAAGAAAAAAGAAAAAATAGTTATTGAAGAGATTCTTTATATTGAAAGCTTAAGGGAATATATCAAAATTGTAACCAAAGATAGGTCAATACTGACGAAGCTTTCATTAAATCTGATAGAAGAATACCTTCTAAACAGAAATATGCTCCGAATTCACCGTTCCTTTATAGTTGCCATGGATAAAATCGATGCCTTTTCGGCGACGGACGTTGAAATTAAAGGTAAGCTTATTCCAATTGGCAGAAGTTATAAAGACCTGGTCTATTCTCATCTGGAAAGTTTTAATTAAAAGCAGGATTAGGGTTGAGCTTACAAACCTAGCTTGATACGTTTCAATTCATATTGACAGTGTCAACGATAAAGTAATTTAACTGCATCGGTGGACCTTATTTACTTTCCTTAGCTATGGCTAATTCCAACTCCAGGCGTCTATATAAGAGGATTGCCAGTACTTGTTTATAAGACCGCATCAAACTTACAAAAGGTATAATTTTGACTTATTATCACCAGTAAATACTTAAAAACACCGTTGTTTAACTATTGGCTGTCTGTCCGTTTCAAACAGTCGTTTATTGAATTCAGTTAATTAATTCTGATTTATTACTGATTTTTATTGCTCATCTAAATATGAAAATCAGTGATGGAAAAGTCTCTTCATAAAAGTCAACAATATTATATTGATTCAACCCAATTAGTAAAATTCGTAAATTGTTTAAGCCAGGTAACATTGCTTCTAATTATCGCTTCGATGCTTAGTTGTACAGCCGTATCAACTCATACATTACAAAGAGTCAGCAATAATCGGAATACTGAATTAGCTCATTTCCAAGTATCTGCGTATTTAATGGCTAATGGTACTAAGCTCAGAGTGAGTGTAGATAAGCAAATGGGCGGCAAGGTGACTATCCAATTTGTAAATTCAGTAGGTGATGCGCACTATCAACTAACCCTTTTGCCCCAAGACACAGTGGTGCGGTTTAATTTAAATCTAACCGAGTTGGATGATGGTGATTATGTGCTCAAAGTTTCCAATGGGCTTGAGATGGAGTCACGGCAAGTTAAAATAGCTACCTCTAAACCAACGATTCCGGTTCGTCAGATAACTATATTATAAGCTAGCAAAATGAAATTTCCAGAAAAGTATGTGTTCATGCTCACAACTGCAAAATATGAAATTAAAACTAAAGAGTACGTGGATGTACTGAATCATAAAACTCCTGGGTCACTGTAAAATGACTTTTTTAAACCATAAACAACAATAAAAATTACAACCAAATGAGAAAGATAATTTCATTGATGCACATCTCCCTTGACGGTTTTGTTGCAGGACCGAACGGCGAAATGAACTGGATTAACGTTAATGAGGAAATTTTTGATCATATCGACAAGCGGATACAGAAAAGCAATACTGCATTATACGGCCGAGTAACTTATCAAATGATGGAAAACTATTGGCCTACCGCAGGCGAAAATCCCACCGCGTCCAAGCATGACATTGACCATTCAAGGTGGTATAAAAACGTTCATAAAGTTGTTTTATCAAAAACAATGAAAGACGCGGGTTTGACGAATACAACAATTATTAGTGATAATCTGGTAGACAACATAAATGAAATAAAGCAACAGGCTGGTCATGAAATACTGCTTTTCGGTAGCCCATCAGCGACCCATTCACTTATGCAACAGCAATTAATTGACGGCTACTGTTTATTGATTAATCCGATTATTCTTGGACAAGGCGTGCCACTTTTTGCAGGTGTTGGGGACAAAACAAAACTGCACCTATTGACTAGTCGGCAATTTGCCTGCGGGGTAACTGAACTGAATTATTCAGTGGATAGAGAATAACAATGAACCGCTAATTAAAGGCCAAGGCTACTATCGTTTCATCAAGCCCAACCTTGCTTTATAACCACCATCATTCAATCACCATTGTTCCATTTAAACGACTCTACTAATGCCAAATCAGCCTATTAATTCAGCTGGGTAAGGGAATAAACGGTTGTCTGTTTGTCTATACCTGTCGTCCGTTGATTTTCGTATCTCTGCTTTACTATTTTATTGAACTTTATGCAAAAGGAATAAAACTAGTTTGAGTATGAGCGACATTCGGTCCGTTGGGCGGTTGTTTTACAGCCTTGGCATCATTGCTTACGGAATACAACAGATTATCATAAAAGATTTTCGGCCGCAGATATTGCCTGGTTTTCCTGCCTGGGTACATGAGTGGAGTGTCTTCGCTATTCTTTCAGGAATCTTCATGATTGGGGCCGGCTTTCTCACCACGGGCTTGTTAAAAGTCAGGGCTGTGATCAGGAAAAAGATATTTCTGTATTTAGGCTTTTATTTTCTTGTCCTTCTCCTGGTTAGTCACCTTCCTTACTTACTTTTCGTATATCCACATAAGCTTAGTCATTTGGGTTCGTGGGGCGATGCACTCAAAGGACTAGCGTTTTCGGGGGGAGCATTTATCATGGCTGGTTCCTGGACAAATGAAGATTTTTCCTTTACTTCTTCCAATGATGTTAATGCTCCATTGGAGAAACTTATCCCGCTTGGCCGACTATTTTATTGTACCACAATCATCTTATTCGGATGTAATCATTTTGTCTACGACATCTCAGCGATGGTGCCTAAATGGTTTGGCCCCCTAACATTTTGGAGCTATTTCGGTGGGGCCGCCCTTATCGGAGCCGGAGCTGCCATTTTATTGCAGATTTGGCTTAAACCAGTTTCCTTACTGCTGGCAACCATGCTGTTTTTATGGTTTATAATGTTGCATATACCCAATGCTATCGCCAATCCATATGCCGGTAGAGGTAACGCAGTCGTCAGTGCGTTTGATGCATTATTATTTTGTGGGACCGCATTGGTACTCTCCCAATCCAAAAAACAGAAGAGCCACCTAATGTCAGAAAAGGCTATGGTTTGAAAAATTTAAAATGGGAAAATACTGGGATTCAAATGTTTGCACCTGCTGCAAACCGGAACAGTCCATACAGAGATGTGATAAGTAGGATCAATGGTCTGTAGGCTGCAATTATGGCTGATTAGTCTCTATACCGGGCAGGTGTTGCATCATATTCTATTAGTGTGACC
It encodes:
- a CDS encoding sensor histidine kinase; protein product: MKRILFHSAFWLVYLFQDVLLVFLLNTTRTQQSTSINLFLSFTNCLVLLLPKMFFTYFMLYVTLDKLVDKEFQTKGILYTILALIIAILCYRGLVSYVVNPIVYGLVSPTSAFFYPLAFPVALMDIGFVSGAAIALKQIRQQLKRAQIEQQLIREKLEVELKYLRNQTNPHFLFNTLNNIYALARKKSDDTADAVMKLSKILRFMLFETAKPLITIGDEIQMLEDYIDLEKIRYDGRLTIRFSKDLRGGPSSISPLLLLPFIENAFKHGASESQFASFIHVDIKLQEDILTFSVSNSKEDKCREGANIGLRNVERQLELLYTEYDMRVVNEPSVYSVLLTINLKSYAKNSLSHH
- a CDS encoding LytR/AlgR family response regulator transcription factor, which codes for MQKIACLIIEDEPLAAEILEEYISQMPSLHLANICSDAIQAIDILKNTPVDIIFLDIHLPKLKGLDFIRAIDFPPKIIITSAYQEYALQGYELNVVDYLLKPIEFKRFVVAANKACQQISDSRVKNNKLLTAERDYLFFNVGKKKEKIVIEEILYIESLREYIKIVTKDRSILTKLSLNLIEEYLLNRNMLRIHRSFIVAMDKIDAFSATDVEIKGKLIPIGRSYKDLVYSHLESFN
- a CDS encoding dihydrofolate reductase family protein, whose protein sequence is MRKIISLMHISLDGFVAGPNGEMNWINVNEEIFDHIDKRIQKSNTALYGRVTYQMMENYWPTAGENPTASKHDIDHSRWYKNVHKVVLSKTMKDAGLTNTTIISDNLVDNINEIKQQAGHEILLFGSPSATHSLMQQQLIDGYCLLINPIILGQGVPLFAGVGDKTKLHLLTSRQFACGVTELNYSVDRE